One region of Alosa alosa isolate M-15738 ecotype Scorff River chromosome 1, AALO_Geno_1.1, whole genome shotgun sequence genomic DNA includes:
- the cldn23l gene encoding claudin-23, which yields MQTPVSMVMGIVFAPLGLVLVFTAAITPQWREGQVQVAVGPGGIGGVGVGEGLLLLRSDGLWESCLQVAHSELKQCWPASGPYQRDRRVRAAQGLVLASSSGAGMGGWPRALRLRWRALLRGVAAGGGGLLVVLAGLLSLVALGLYTHNLAALGSEDPAVSGSGVGGPRSALQQHQRASSAHRLPRLSLRPAGSLYFGWVGGWVQVLGGAALMLSFKRPHCPSCHKRPPVDNTETYEVAC from the exons ATGCAGACCCCTGTCTCCATGGTGATGGGGATCGTCTTCGCCCCGCTGGGTCTGGTCCTGGTCTTCACGGCGGCCATCACTCCCCAGTGGCGCGAGGGGCAGGTGCAGGTGGCGGTGGGGCCGGGCGGCATCGGTGGCGTCGGCGTGGGCGAGGGTCTTCTCCTCCTGCGGTCAGACGGGCTGTGGGAGAGCTGCCTGCAGGTGGCGCACTCAGAGCTGAAGCAGTGCTGGCCCGCGTCTGGCCCGTACCAGCGTGACCGGCGTGTGCGCGCTGCCCAGGGTCTGGTGCTGGCCTCATCTTCGGGCGCCGGGATGGGTGGCTGGCCTCGCGCTCTTCGCCTT CGTTGGCGTGCGCTGCTGCGTGGCGTCGCGGCCGGCGGCGGCGGCCTCCTGGTGGTCCTCGCCGGGCTCCTGAGCCTCGTGGCGCTCGGCCTCTACACGCACAACCTGGCAGCGCTGGGCAGCGAGGACCCTGCGGTCAGCGGCAGCGGCGTTGGAGGTCCGCGCTCGGCCCTTCAGCAGCACCAGAGAGCCTCGTCCGCCCACCGACTGCCCCGCCTGTCGCTGCGTCCGGCCGGGTCGCTCTACTTCGGCTGGGTGGGCGGCTGGGTGCAGGTGCTGGGCGGCGCGGCGCTCATGCTGAGCTTCAAGAGACCACACTGCCCATCCTGCCACAAGCGCCCCCC